The following proteins come from a genomic window of Pseudomonas hygromyciniae:
- the thiC gene encoding phosphomethylpyrimidine synthase ThiC, with the protein MSTKLKNTVHLSESAKVDSGSVQPFTRSQKVYVQGTRPDIRVPMREISLDVTPTDFGGEINAPVVVYDTSGPYTDPNVIIDVRKGLGDVRSPWIESRGDTERLPGLSSHFGQQRLSDAELTALRFAHVKNPRRAKAGANVTQMHYARQGIITAEMEYVAIRENMKLEEARAAGLLTPQHAGHSFGASVPKIITPEFVREEIARGRAIIPANINHTELEPMIIGRNFLVKINGNIGNSALGSSIEEEVAKLTWGIRWGSDTVMDLSTGKHIHETREWIIRNSPVPIGTVPIYQALEKVGGAAEDLTWELFRDTLIEQAEQGVDYFTIHAGVLLRYVPLTAQRVTGIVSRGGSIMAKWCLAHHKENFTYTHFDEICEIMKAYDVSFSLGDGLRPGSIADANDAAQFGELETLGELTKIAWKHDVQTMIEGPGHVPMQLIKENMDKQLECCDEAPFYTLGPLTTDIAPGYDHITSGIGAAMIGWFGCAMLCYVTPKEHLGLPNKDDVKTGIITYKIAAHAADLAKGHPGAQIRDNALSKARFEFRWEDQFNLGLDPDTARSYHDETLPKDSAKVAHFCSMCGPKFCSMKITQEVREYAANQRIEAVDVDVAKGLAEQAERFKQEGSQLYKKV; encoded by the coding sequence ATGAGTACAAAACTAAAAAACACCGTGCATTTGAGTGAGTCGGCCAAAGTTGACTCGGGATCCGTGCAGCCGTTTACCCGCTCGCAAAAAGTCTATGTGCAGGGCACTCGCCCGGATATCCGCGTACCGATGCGCGAAATCAGCCTCGACGTGACGCCCACCGACTTCGGCGGCGAGATCAATGCACCCGTGGTGGTCTACGACACCTCCGGCCCGTACACCGACCCCAACGTGATTATCGACGTGCGTAAAGGCCTGGGCGATGTGCGCTCGCCGTGGATCGAGTCCCGTGGCGATACCGAGCGCCTGCCGGGCTTGAGTTCTCACTTCGGCCAACAGCGCCTGAGCGACGCCGAACTGACCGCCTTGCGTTTTGCCCACGTGAAAAACCCGCGCCGCGCCAAGGCCGGGGCCAACGTCACGCAAATGCACTACGCGCGCCAGGGCATCATTACCGCCGAGATGGAATACGTCGCCATCCGCGAAAACATGAAGCTCGAAGAAGCCCGCGCTGCCGGCCTGCTGACCCCGCAACACGCCGGCCACAGCTTCGGCGCCAGCGTGCCGAAAATCATCACCCCCGAGTTTGTGCGCGAAGAAATCGCCCGTGGCCGCGCCATCATCCCGGCCAACATCAACCACACCGAACTGGAACCGATGATCATCGGCCGTAACTTCCTGGTGAAGATCAACGGCAACATCGGCAACAGCGCCCTGGGCTCGTCCATCGAAGAAGAAGTGGCGAAACTGACCTGGGGCATTCGCTGGGGTTCGGACACGGTGATGGACCTGTCTACCGGCAAGCACATCCACGAAACCCGCGAGTGGATCATCCGCAACTCGCCGGTACCGATCGGCACCGTGCCGATCTACCAGGCCCTGGAAAAAGTCGGCGGCGCCGCCGAAGACCTGACCTGGGAGCTGTTTCGCGACACCCTGATCGAACAGGCCGAGCAGGGTGTCGACTACTTCACCATCCACGCCGGCGTGCTGCTGCGCTATGTACCGCTGACCGCCCAGCGTGTCACCGGTATTGTTTCCCGTGGCGGCTCGATCATGGCCAAGTGGTGCCTGGCGCATCACAAAGAGAACTTCACCTACACCCATTTCGACGAAATCTGCGAAATCATGAAGGCCTATGACGTCAGCTTCTCCCTCGGCGATGGCCTGCGCCCGGGCTCGATTGCCGACGCCAACGACGCGGCGCAGTTCGGTGAGCTGGAAACCCTCGGCGAACTGACCAAGATCGCCTGGAAGCACGACGTACAAACCATGATCGAAGGCCCGGGCCATGTGCCGATGCAGTTGATCAAGGAGAACATGGACAAGCAACTGGAGTGCTGTGACGAGGCGCCGTTCTACACCCTCGGCCCGCTGACTACTGACATTGCTCCGGGCTACGACCACATTACCTCAGGCATCGGCGCGGCGATGATCGGCTGGTTCGGTTGCGCGATGCTCTGCTACGTCACGCCCAAGGAACACCTGGGCTTGCCGAACAAGGATGACGTGAAGACCGGCATCATCACCTACAAGATTGCGGCCCATGCGGCGGATTTGGCCAAGGGCCATCCAGGCGCGCAGATCCGCGACAACGCCTTGAGCAAGGCGCGGTTCGAGTTCCGTTGGGAGGACCAGTTCAACCTCGGCCTGGACCCGGACACCGCACGCTCCTATCACGACGAAACCCTGCCCAAGGATTCGGCCAAGGTCGCGCATTTCTGCTCGATGTGCGGGCCGAAATTCTGCTCGATGAAGATTACCCAGGAAGTGCGTGAGTACGCGGCCAACCAGCGCATCGAGGCTGTGGACGTGGATGTGGCCAAGGGCTTGGCCGAGCAGGCAGAGCGGTTCAAGCAGGAAGGTAGTCAGCTCTACAAAAAGGTCTGA